The Budorcas taxicolor isolate Tak-1 unplaced genomic scaffold, Takin1.1 scaffold1354, whole genome shotgun sequence DNA window GGCGTCAGTGGGGGCCGTTGGTCTTCTGACACCGCAGATTGCTCTCGCTTCGCCTTCTCGGCGTGTGCCCGGCGAGCGGCCCTCCCTGTGGCGGGGAGGGCTGTGCCGCCGCCGCCACGCTGCGCACCCCACGCGGGTGTGTGAGCGTGCCTCGCGTGACCCTCGGTGGTGCCCCTGGAGCGCTCCAGGTCGTCCCTCAGGTGCCTGAGGCCGAGTGGTGGTGTCGTTTCCCTTAACCCGGTGTCCCCCTCGGGTCCGCGCCACGGTGGCGTGTGTGTCCCGTTGAGTGGCTCTCTTCGGGGGACGGGGGGTCGAGGCGGTAGGGAGAGGCGTGCCTGTTCCCCTCGTCGTGGAGGCCTTCCTTGGCGGATGAGGCCTCGCAGGGGGCGGGACGCGGGCTCTGCTCTGGCCCTGACCGCGCACACGCTCCTGCGCGGTGGTCCGCTTCCCTGTACCGCAGACCCCTCCCGCCCAGCTGAGGACTGGTGGCTGGTGGGAGCGCCTCCGTGGGCCCGAAGGCGACACGGTCCGGGTGAGGGACGGCGCGCCCTCGGTGAGAACGCCTTCTCTAGCGATCCGAGAGGGAGCCTTGGGGTACCGGAccccccagccgctgcccctcccGAGTGCGCAGTGGCCACCGTGGCGACTGCCAGAGCACGTGGGCAGAGCAGAACTCCCCCGCCCtccgtgggaggggagggagttgggtGCGCCGGCCCCGCGGTGGGGCCGTGTGCCGCTCGTTGCCTACCGCGGCCCGCGCCTCCCCCCTCCGAGTCGGGGGAGGGTCCCGCTGGGCCCCGCCGGGCGTCCGGCAGGTGGGGGGCCGTGTGCGTGCGGCCGGCCCCCCCGTGGTGTGAgccctgggggaaggggggcCGGGTCGGGGCGCGACGCCCGGTCGGCCTCGGCTTCTCCGGCCCCGCGGCTGGTGGTGAGGGGGAGCCCGtcgcgcccgcccccgccccctgagcCGCAGCTGGTGGCGGCGTGCGGTCACGGTCCGGGCCGCCTCGCTCGAGAGCGTTGTGCCCGGGGTGTCGCGCCTCGGGGTTCAGACTCAGACGGAAGACGGACCTGTCGCGGATGGATGGCGGAAGACGGGTGGACGGCTCGCCGGCCCTGGCGGCGGGGCCGGGTCGTGGGCCACGCTCCGGGGATGGCCGGGGCCGGCCGGCGCCCCGGGCGTCGCGGGACCGCCCTCGCGTGCGGGTGGCGGTGGGATCCCGCGCTGGTGTTCCTGGGGGCCCGGCCGCGTGCCCGGTCTCTTTCCTCTGGTCCCCGGACGGCGCCCGCGTCCCTGTCCCGCGGCCCCCGCCGTGCGTGCttgccggcccctccccgccgccgccgccggcctcgCCTCTCCTCGTCCCGCGCGTGCGACCGCCCGCGTTCCAGTCCCCTGTCTGGGCCCGAGCCGGCCTCGCCTCGCCTCACGTGGGTGTCGTCCCCCGGCCTCTGCCGGGCCGGTGGCGTCCCCGGGCGGAGCAGTGCCCTCGGAGCCCTGAgcgaggggggcggggcggggggccccGCGCGCGTCAGGGCCgtggggggggaggagggggcgccgGTGTGCGGCGGGAGAGTGTTCTCCCCGGGCCGGCTGCGGCTCCGGGGGTGGCGGTGGGCGTGAGCCCCGCGAGGGTGGGGGCGCCAGGCGGTCGTCCCCGGGTGGTGCCGCGGGACCGCCCCTGTGCCGGGAGGGCCTGTGGCGGTGAGATCCCGCGGTGGGCCCCGGCGGCCGACTCGCGTCCCCTCCCCCGGGTCGCTTTGGGCCGTTCCCCTCGCGGTGGCGCGCGGCCACCCCACCTCCGCCGCCGGTCGCGTGGTGTCGGCCCCGCGTGGCCGCATCCCGTCGGTGCCCctctccgtccgtccgtccgcctCGGTCCCCTCGCCGTCTGCTGCTCCCCGGGGCCGTGCCCCGGTGTGCCTCGCTTCCCGGGCCCGCCGCGGCCCCGATCCGTCGCCCGTGTcgtcgtcgccgccgccgccgccgtcgcgtGCCGGACGagggggcgccccccgccccggtgcGCTCGCCTGAGCGCGGGACGGGGGTCCCCGGTCTTGCCCCCCCGCGGGCCGGTCGCCGCGTCCTCGCCGCCCGGCCTCCGCCGCCCCGCCCTGGGGCGGGTGGACGGACGGACGCCGAGGGCGCGCGTCGGCCGTCCGCGGTGTGGCCCCGGGCCGGgcggggtggtggaggaggagggagaggaggaggggtggcccgccgccctcctcccgccgcaccccaccccccccccgccctccccctcgTGCCTGCCGCGCGGTGGCGGCGGCGCGCCGCGACCCTCGCGGGCCCGAGGGCGCGTCGCGCGGTCGGGCCTCCTCgccgcgggcggggccggggctgtCGGGTCTCCCGGCCCGGCGAGCGcccttcccgccccgccccccccgccccctcccggctCCCTCACCTCGCGGGGTCTCTCTCCCGGCTCGcgcctctgccccccgcccccggcacgcccggctcctctgtcgtcGCGCTCGCTCGCTCGCGCCCCTACCTGGTTGATCCTGCCAGTAGCATATGCTTGTCTCAAAGATTAAGCCATGCATGTCTAAGTACGCACGGCCGGTACAGTGAAACTGCGAATGGCTCATTAAATCAGTTATGGTTCCTTTGGTCGCTCGCTCCTCTCctacttggataactgtggtaaTTCTA harbors:
- the LOC128071096 gene encoding basic proline-rich protein-like; this translates as GGAAEAGRRGRGDRPAGGQDRGPPSRAQASAPGRGAPPRPARDGGGGGDDDTGDGSGPRRAREARHTGARPRGAADGEGTEADGRTERGTDGMRPRGADTTRPAAEVGWPRATARGTAQSDPGEGTRVGRRGPPRDLTATGPPGTGAVPRHHPGTTAWRPHPRGAHAHRHPRSRSRPGENTLPPHTGAPSSPPTALTRAGPPAPPPSLRAPRALLRPGTPPARQRPGDDTHVRRGEAGSGPDRGLERGRSHARDEERRGRRRRRGGAGTPARDPTATRTRGRSRDARGAGRPRPSPERGPRPGPAARAGEPSTRLPPSIRDRSVFRLSLNPEARHPGHNALERGGPDRDRTPPPAAAQGAGAGATGSPSPPAAGPEKPRPTGRRAPTRPPFPQGSHHGGAGRTHTAPHLPDARRGPAGPSPDSEGGGAGRGRQRAAHGPTAGPAHPTPSPPTEGGGVLLCPRALAVATVATAHSGGAAAGGSGTPRLPLGSLEKAFSPRARRPSPGPCRLRAHGGAPTSHQSSAGREGSAVQGSGPPRRSVCAVRARAEPASRPLRGLIRQGRPPRRGEQARLSLPPRPPVPRREPLNGTHTPPWRGPEGDTGLRETTPPLGLRHLRDDLERSRGTTEGHARHAHTPAWGAQRGGGGTALPATGRAARRAHAEKAKREQSAVSEDQRPPLTPRGVPVRPSLRTGIWLRCAKGKQKTEPSARRFPRDERAPTRDRARGPDRPRRGIQDGPSRSPPPDWDSESRRGDFDREKARVPGDASGDRTPRGGPHTRLPRSTLGSPPPECDAENTPGRRDPRARTQARPPATSKPPSGPVPTSGAGPRAKHTLLRAAQEESGPPSPSPGAPGREDPLPAHRGGPAQAGSGRSVSAAAGARGHGEMLVDPVRPPRKPAPVRRDGHPPRKPREPISGDSGTVPRPRRHRDCRRQRRRCLRALPRAQRLSHNPPERPRRSSRGEGQYPSGRQVAPDKRLERPEDVSLSPAAGDATAPAAQTPELGPEPPPPSDATRRDPGRRGRERRWEGSPQEAATEETHSPTRFRGAGGDIPRRRRRAVGARRREGHQRHRRLPRKAVSRGHAMTPDVICRDAQW